A section of the Elizabethkingia anophelis R26 genome encodes:
- a CDS encoding RsmB/NOP family class I SAM-dependent RNA methyltransferase, which translates to MELIHRNLLIGIHDALQETFFEKNKYADKVIERLLKAHRKWGSQDRAVVSEIFYNIIRWKKRLEYYMGEGAKPGNIYRMILAYLLWTKTHYKKFEEFEGIKIADILNKLKKGTVPTKAVQYSIPEWLAETLEKELGANWEKEMDALNDPAPTVLRVNTLKTTKEKLIEELQENEIESHAVRGYEDAVELEEKKNVFLTEAFKKGMFEVQDASSQLIGRFLDVKEGMRVVDACAGAGGKTLHIAALMKNKGQIIALDIFEWKLAELKRRAKRAGAHNIETRVIDDNKVIKRLHNSADRLLIDAPCSGLGVLKRNPDSKWKIDQDFIDRIKKEQENILQDYSKIIKKGGQMVYATCSILPSENTLQTKNFIEKNPEYELIGEEKIMPSQGYDGFYMALIQRKS; encoded by the coding sequence ATGGAACTTATTCACAGAAACCTACTTATTGGCATCCACGATGCATTACAGGAAACCTTTTTCGAAAAAAATAAATATGCCGATAAGGTTATTGAGAGACTTCTCAAAGCACACAGAAAATGGGGAAGCCAGGACAGAGCTGTTGTTTCTGAGATTTTCTATAATATTATCCGTTGGAAAAAACGCCTTGAATATTATATGGGCGAAGGTGCAAAGCCGGGTAACATATACAGAATGATCCTTGCATATCTTTTGTGGACAAAAACTCATTACAAAAAGTTTGAAGAATTTGAAGGTATTAAAATTGCCGACATCCTTAACAAACTAAAGAAAGGAACTGTACCTACAAAAGCTGTACAATATTCAATTCCGGAATGGCTTGCTGAAACTCTTGAGAAAGAATTAGGGGCAAACTGGGAAAAAGAAATGGATGCATTAAACGATCCTGCTCCAACTGTACTTCGTGTAAATACTCTGAAGACAACAAAAGAAAAATTAATCGAAGAATTACAGGAAAATGAAATAGAATCTCACGCTGTTCGTGGCTATGAAGATGCTGTGGAACTGGAAGAAAAGAAAAATGTTTTCCTTACCGAAGCCTTCAAAAAGGGAATGTTTGAAGTTCAGGATGCTTCTTCACAGTTAATCGGAAGATTCCTTGATGTAAAAGAAGGTATGCGTGTAGTTGATGCCTGCGCAGGTGCAGGTGGTAAAACATTACACATTGCTGCTTTAATGAAGAACAAAGGGCAGATTATTGCACTTGATATATTCGAATGGAAACTGGCTGAGCTTAAGCGTAGAGCTAAAAGAGCTGGTGCTCATAATATTGAAACAAGAGTTATTGATGACAATAAAGTAATCAAAAGACTTCATAACTCTGCGGACAGATTATTGATAGATGCTCCATGTTCCGGACTAGGAGTACTAAAAAGAAATCCGGATAGCAAATGGAAAATTGATCAGGATTTTATAGACAGAATTAAAAAGGAACAGGAAAATATCCTTCAGGATTATTCTAAAATCATAAAGAAAGGTGGACAAATGGTATACGCTACATGTTCTATCCTTCCTTCTGAGAATACATTACAGACTAAAAACTTTATTGAAAAGAATCCTGAATACGAATTAATCGGTGAAGAAAAAATTATGCCTAGCCAGGGTTACGATGGTTTCTATATGGCACTGATTCAGAGAAAGAGCTAA
- a CDS encoding zinc ribbon domain-containing protein YjdM has product MSDTILCPKCNSEFTYPQDNLMVCSQCFHEWDPADVSADSDDKVFDSNGNELQDGDSVVVIKDLPVKGAPKPVKAGTKVKNIRLRPGSDHNIDCKIDGFGSMALKSEFVKKG; this is encoded by the coding sequence ATGAGCGATACGATACTTTGTCCGAAGTGTAATTCGGAATTTACCTATCCGCAGGATAATCTTATGGTGTGTTCCCAGTGTTTTCACGAATGGGATCCGGCAGATGTTTCAGCAGACAGTGATGATAAAGTTTTTGATTCCAACGGGAATGAATTGCAGGATGGAGACTCTGTAGTCGTAATAAAAGATTTGCCTGTAAAAGGTGCACCAAAGCCAGTAAAAGCCGGAACTAAGGTTAAAAATATCAGACTTAGACCAGGAAGTGATCATAACATAGATTGTAAAATCGACGGATTCGGATCAATGGCTTTGAAATCTGAATTTGTGAAGAAAGGTTAA
- a CDS encoding sulfate/molybdate ABC transporter ATP-binding protein codes for MLLSIQGIDFGYSQDKLIFNNLHLGLEQGKIMALIGESGCGKTTLLNIIYGLSDWYKGKIYFDNREIYGPKANIIPGEKDMKLVAQHYDLMPYSTVYDNVGKFLSNIDLKAKRDKVFQLLEIVGLEDYIDEYPKNLSGGQKQRVAIAQALSQLPKLLLLDEPFSNLDFSRKTQLRDKLFSYVREQNISLIISTHDITEILPWIDDVVVLQDGRLIQKDSPEALFQSPYNPYVARLLGEVNILTPEQQQELGLPKWFYFPHQLKFSEQEGTDAEVIESGFSGGFYRNLVNVKDHTFIVYTAQKKEGKLKISFL; via the coding sequence ATGTTACTCAGTATACAAGGAATAGACTTTGGCTATAGTCAGGACAAACTTATCTTCAATAATCTTCATCTCGGCTTAGAGCAGGGAAAGATTATGGCGCTGATAGGTGAAAGCGGATGTGGAAAGACAACATTGCTAAACATTATATATGGTTTAAGCGATTGGTATAAAGGGAAAATATATTTTGACAACAGGGAAATTTATGGCCCCAAAGCCAATATTATTCCGGGAGAGAAAGATATGAAACTAGTGGCACAACATTATGATCTGATGCCCTACTCTACGGTCTATGATAATGTGGGGAAATTTCTTTCGAATATAGATCTCAAAGCCAAAAGAGATAAAGTTTTTCAGCTTCTGGAAATTGTTGGTCTGGAAGATTATATTGATGAATATCCTAAAAACTTAAGCGGTGGACAAAAACAGCGTGTCGCTATTGCACAGGCTTTGTCACAGCTGCCCAAGTTATTACTTCTGGATGAACCTTTCAGTAATCTTGATTTTTCCAGGAAAACACAATTACGGGATAAACTCTTTTCTTACGTTCGCGAGCAAAACATTAGTCTTATTATCAGTACACATGATATTACAGAAATCCTTCCATGGATAGACGATGTAGTTGTACTACAGGATGGACGTCTTATTCAGAAAGATTCCCCAGAGGCTCTTTTTCAATCCCCATACAATCCTTATGTAGCAAGATTATTAGGTGAAGTAAATATCCTAACACCCGAACAACAACAGGAACTTGGTTTACCAAAGTGGTTTTATTTCCCACATCAATTAAAATTTTCTGAACAGGAAGGGACAGATGCAGAAGTTATAGAATCCGGTTTTTCTGGAGGTTTTTACAGAAACCTTGTAAATGTTAAGGACCACACGTTTATTGTATATACTGCCCAAAAGAAAGAAGGAAAATTGAAAATCAGTTTCCTTTAA
- a CDS encoding YceI family protein codes for MKKRFLWVSALALMGTVLVISCGKDKPVTSESGAVTTTKDGAVFAVDTLNSKIEWTGYKIFKSDNTSHFGTIKFESGEVTVKDGKLESGNFVASMNTLTSEDLKDDKENQAKLDGHLKSGDFFEVEKFPTASFEITKVTPNETGDYNTLIDGNLTVKGVSKPISFNTNVVVKDGVATIKSEKKDINRRDFGVNFTSPASNGVIKDEVSLQINVKALEKR; via the coding sequence ATGAAAAAAAGATTTTTATGGGTGTCTGCGTTGGCTCTGATGGGAACTGTTCTGGTAATTTCCTGCGGGAAAGATAAACCAGTAACAAGTGAGTCCGGTGCAGTAACTACAACTAAGGACGGAGCCGTTTTCGCTGTTGATACACTGAATAGTAAAATCGAATGGACAGGTTATAAGATTTTTAAATCAGATAATACTTCTCATTTCGGGACTATTAAGTTTGAAAGTGGTGAAGTTACTGTAAAAGACGGTAAACTGGAGTCCGGAAATTTTGTAGCATCCATGAATACTTTAACTTCTGAAGATTTAAAAGATGATAAAGAAAATCAGGCAAAGCTTGATGGCCACCTTAAAAGTGGTGATTTCTTTGAAGTAGAGAAATTCCCTACAGCGTCTTTTGAGATTACTAAAGTTACTCCGAATGAAACAGGAGATTATAATACATTGATCGATGGAAACCTTACAGTAAAAGGAGTATCTAAGCCAATAAGTTTTAATACCAATGTAGTGGTGAAAGATGGTGTGGCGACAATTAAGTCTGAGAAAAAAGATATCAACAGACGTGACTTTGGTGTTAACTTTACTTCTCCTGCCAGCAATGGTGTTATTAAGGATGAAGTAAGTTTGCAGATTAACGTAAAAGCATTAGAAAAGAGATAG
- the pheS gene encoding phenylalanine--tRNA ligase subunit alpha, producing the protein MLEKIEELLGQVQQFHTKNKEEIEKFRIAFIGKKGSVTELFEKFKDVPNEQKKEFGQKINTLKQAVNAKIEDLKAGISEETITEKIDLTKPGFPEELGSRHPINLVKNRIIEIFKSIGFAVADGPEIEDDWHNFTALNLPEYHPARDMQDTFFIEKDPDILLRTHTSSVQIRYMENNEPPMRILSPGRVFRNEAISSRSHCIFHQIEGLYIDKNVSFADLKQTIQYFTTELFGKSQIRMRPSYFPFTEPSAEVDVYWGLNSETDYRITKGTGWLEIMGCGMVDPAVLKNVNINSDEYSGFAFGMGIERIVMLLYQMSDIRMFFENDVRMLEQFKHL; encoded by the coding sequence ATGCTAGAGAAAATAGAAGAATTACTGGGTCAGGTACAACAATTTCATACCAAAAATAAAGAAGAAATCGAGAAGTTCCGTATTGCCTTTATTGGTAAGAAAGGAAGTGTAACAGAGCTTTTTGAGAAGTTTAAAGATGTTCCGAATGAACAGAAAAAAGAATTCGGGCAGAAAATTAATACCCTGAAGCAGGCTGTAAATGCTAAGATTGAAGATCTGAAAGCAGGGATTTCTGAAGAAACGATTACCGAGAAAATAGACCTTACAAAACCTGGATTTCCTGAAGAGTTAGGAAGCAGACATCCTATTAATCTGGTTAAGAACAGAATTATTGAAATCTTTAAATCTATTGGTTTTGCTGTAGCAGACGGACCAGAGATTGAAGACGACTGGCATAATTTTACAGCATTGAACTTACCGGAATATCACCCGGCAAGAGATATGCAGGATACTTTCTTTATTGAGAAAGATCCGGATATTCTTTTACGAACGCACACTTCTTCTGTACAGATCAGATATATGGAAAACAACGAACCTCCGATGAGAATTTTATCACCGGGAAGAGTTTTCCGTAACGAGGCTATTTCATCCCGTTCACACTGTATATTCCATCAGATAGAAGGTTTGTATATAGACAAGAATGTATCATTTGCAGATCTTAAACAAACAATTCAGTATTTTACGACAGAATTATTTGGTAAATCTCAAATCAGAATGCGTCCTTCTTATTTTCCGTTTACTGAGCCAAGTGCTGAGGTAGATGTATACTGGGGACTAAACTCTGAAACTGATTACAGAATTACTAAAGGTACGGGTTGGTTAGAGATTATGGGTTGCGGAATGGTAGATCCTGCTGTTCTGAAAAATGTAAACATTAATTCTGATGAGTACAGTGGTTTTGCTTTTGGTATGGGAATCGAGCGTATCGTAATGTTGCTTTACCAAATGTCTGATATCCGTATGTTCTTTGAAAATGATGTACGTATGTTGGAGCAATTCAAACATTTGTAA
- a CDS encoding DUF3108 domain-containing protein, which translates to MRNFFTAIFVFSVVFINAQFDSVNSGEILKYRIHYGFLNAGFATLSTKKTTYNGAPHLYVRGEGKSSGAVRAFFKVDDIYESYINLRTDQPSFYVRNVSEGSYRKNLASTFNHSNHTVSLHDRIKNETRNFNVNSDIQDMLSSFYYLRTLSTDQLKVGSSVKLNVWIDDEIYPFMLKVVGTEMMSTKFGRINCLKIIPSVMSGRVFKAKEGVTMWVTNDANHIPIQMKAELAVGSLKADLIEYSNVKYPLRFAK; encoded by the coding sequence ATGAGGAATTTTTTTACAGCAATATTTGTATTTAGTGTCGTATTTATAAATGCTCAGTTCGACAGCGTCAATTCAGGAGAAATATTAAAATACCGGATTCATTACGGATTTTTGAATGCCGGATTTGCAACACTCTCCACCAAAAAAACTACATATAACGGTGCGCCACATCTTTACGTAAGAGGTGAAGGAAAAAGCTCCGGAGCTGTACGGGCATTTTTTAAAGTGGATGACATCTATGAAAGTTATATTAATCTAAGAACTGACCAGCCAAGTTTCTACGTAAGAAATGTAAGTGAAGGAAGCTACCGTAAAAATCTGGCATCTACATTCAACCATAGTAATCATACTGTAAGTTTACATGACAGAATAAAAAATGAGACGCGTAACTTTAATGTTAATAGTGATATACAGGATATGTTATCATCATTCTACTATCTGCGTACGTTAAGTACTGACCAGTTAAAAGTGGGAAGTTCTGTTAAGCTGAACGTATGGATCGATGATGAAATTTATCCTTTTATGCTAAAAGTTGTAGGTACTGAAATGATGAGCACAAAGTTTGGTAGAATCAACTGTCTGAAAATTATCCCTTCGGTAATGAGTGGACGAGTTTTCAAGGCTAAAGAAGGGGTTACCATGTGGGTAACAAATGATGCTAATCATATTCCTATCCAAATGAAAGCCGAGCTGGCTGTAGGATCTCTAAAGGCTGACCTTATAGAATATTCTAATGTAAAGTATCCACTACGTTTTGCTAAATAA